The following are encoded together in the Serratia odorifera genome:
- a CDS encoding hemagglutinin repeat-containing protein, producing MKSTRKAPPRAKSVQHRWQQPRQRRPVGEQPTARCGADLVAGKSLTLSGDSVRIDPGFDARTRKETFEQKQSGLTLALSGTAGSALNTAVSSAQQARKEGDGRLGALQNTKAALSGLQAVQAGQLDSAKGNDAANTNTVGISVSYGSQASKSETRSDSHQSQGCTLNAGQNLSITATGKNHADGSGDITIGGSQLKAGKDLSLDAARDLSLHSAQNSESTVGKNSSQGGNIGVGIGVGSGGWGISVSAGINAGKGHERGNGLTHSETTLDAGSTLSLSSGRDTRLQGAQASGDKVAVEAGRDLTLQSEQDSDRYDARQQNISAGGSFTFGSMTGSAYMSVSRDKLNSNFDSVKEQSGLFAGRGGYDVKVGEHTQLNGAVIGSTATADKNRLETGTLGWSDIHNQADYKATHSGVSFSSGGPVGKDLLTHMAGGMLSGANNSGHADGTTKAGVSEGTLIVRDSVRQRQDITTLNRDTEHANDSSISPIFNKEKEQNRLKQVQLIAEIGSQAADIARTQGDINGLSEAKKQHPGLSADELRKTDTYKAEMAKYGTGSALQRGMQAATAVIQGLAGGDIAKAVAGGAAPYIANIIGSSGLDDAGKVMAHAAVNAALAAAQGNNALAGAAGAATAELAGMIALDVYGKSAGELSESEKQTVSALVTLAAGLAGGLAGNSAADAVAGAQAGQTTVSNNLFGGNEESQTKFVQEHGKGVLSCTEAPSSASCQRGEAVNKAIAGALATGGVALLPGSAQAMWGLGAGVNAGAQYAEDGKVNPVNSVVAGWTNVISMGNGLWGTVGWNAAGGALTSQINGDNPLTGAITNGAEAALGYGFGKVATSVTNSAGKWITGGWDPKFNPDLLKYTEIKGQLGISKEKLPSKLPSVAGNITSSISSESGSNTVQKLIDGRGEK from the coding sequence ATGAAATCGACGAGAAAGGCACCACCCAGAGCCAAAAGCGTCCAGCACCGTTGGCAGCAACCAAGGCAACGTCGCCCTGTCGGCGAGCAACCAACTGCACGTTGCGGTGCCGATCTGGTGGCGGGCAAGAGCCTGACCCTGAGTGGCGACAGCGTGCGCATTGATCCCGGCTTTGATGCACGCACGCGTAAAGAAACCTTCGAACAGAAGCAGAGCGGGCTGACGCTGGCGCTGTCGGGTACCGCAGGCAGCGCACTCAACACCGCGGTCAGCTCGGCACAGCAGGCCAGAAAAGAAGGTGACGGGCGGCTTGGTGCGTTGCAAAACACCAAGGCGGCGCTGTCCGGGCTGCAGGCCGTACAGGCCGGGCAACTGGATAGCGCGAAAGGCAACGATGCGGCGAACACTAATACGGTGGGCATCAGCGTTTCCTACGGCAGCCAGGCGTCGAAGAGCGAAACCCGTAGCGATAGCCACCAATCGCAGGGCTGCACGCTCAACGCCGGGCAAAACCTGTCGATAACGGCGACCGGTAAAAACCACGCGGACGGAAGTGGGGATATCACGATTGGCGGTAGCCAACTCAAAGCGGGCAAGGATCTGTCGCTCGACGCGGCGCGTGATCTCAGCCTGCATTCGGCGCAAAACAGCGAAAGCACCGTCGGCAAGAACAGCAGTCAGGGCGGCAACATCGGCGTGGGGATTGGTGTCGGTTCAGGCGGCTGGGGTATCAGCGTGTCGGCGGGGATCAATGCCGGCAAGGGGCATGAGCGGGGCAACGGCCTGACGCATAGCGAAACCACGCTGGATGCAGGCAGCACCCTCAGCCTGAGCAGCGGCCGCGACACCCGGCTACAGGGCGCGCAGGCGAGCGGAGACAAAGTCGCCGTAGAGGCTGGGCGTGACCTGACGCTGCAAAGCGAGCAGGACAGCGACCGCTACGATGCCAGACAGCAGAACATCAGCGCCGGCGGCAGTTTCACCTTCGGTTCAATGACCGGCTCGGCGTATATGAGCGTCAGTCGGGATAAGCTCAACAGTAACTTCGATTCGGTGAAGGAGCAAAGCGGGCTGTTTGCGGGCCGAGGTGGCTATGACGTCAAGGTGGGCGAGCATACGCAGTTAAACGGCGCGGTGATAGGTTCAACGGCAACGGCGGATAAAAACAGGCTGGAGACGGGCACGCTGGGCTGGAGTGATATTCACAACCAGGCGGATTATAAAGCGACGCACAGCGGCGTTTCGTTTAGTAGCGGCGGTCCGGTGGGTAAGGATCTGCTGACCCATATGGCTGGCGGTATGCTGTCAGGGGCCAACAACAGCGGGCATGCCGACGGGACGACCAAGGCCGGGGTCAGCGAGGGGACGCTGATAGTCCGGGATAGCGTCAGGCAACGGCAGGATATCACCACGCTGAACCGGGATACCGAGCACGCCAACGACAGCAGCATCAGCCCGATCTTCAACAAGGAAAAGGAGCAGAACCGGCTTAAGCAGGTTCAACTGATAGCGGAGATAGGCTCGCAGGCCGCTGACATAGCCAGGACGCAGGGGGATATCAACGGGCTGAGCGAGGCGAAAAAACAGCATCCGGGCCTGAGCGCTGACGAACTGAGAAAGACCGATACGTACAAGGCAGAAATGGCGAAGTACGGCACGGGCAGTGCACTGCAACGTGGAATGCAGGCGGCAACAGCGGTAATACAGGGACTGGCGGGTGGCGATATAGCGAAAGCTGTCGCGGGAGGCGCAGCGCCTTACATCGCGAACATTATCGGCAGCAGCGGACTGGATGATGCCGGAAAAGTGATGGCGCACGCGGCGGTGAATGCGGCGCTGGCGGCAGCGCAGGGGAATAATGCGCTGGCCGGAGCGGCAGGCGCGGCGACAGCAGAGCTGGCGGGGATGATAGCGCTGGACGTCTACGGAAAAAGCGCCGGAGAGCTGAGTGAAAGCGAGAAGCAGACGGTAAGCGCCCTGGTAACGCTGGCGGCAGGTCTGGCAGGCGGGCTTGCCGGAAACAGCGCGGCGGACGCGGTGGCGGGAGCGCAGGCGGGTCAGACGACTGTCAGTAATAACCTGTTTGGCGGCAACGAAGAAAGCCAGACGAAGTTTGTTCAGGAACACGGTAAGGGTGTGCTTTCCTGTACGGAGGCGCCTTCATCAGCCAGTTGCCAGCGCGGTGAGGCGGTGAATAAAGCGATAGCCGGGGCGCTGGCAACCGGTGGAGTGGCATTGTTACCGGGTTCTGCACAGGCCATGTGGGGGCTGGGGGCAGGGGTGAATGCAGGTGCTCAGTACGCTGAAGATGGCAAGGTGAATCCGGTTAACTCTGTTGTTGCAGGCTGGACAAACGTTATCAGTATGGGAAATGGCCTCTGGGGAACAGTGGGCTGGAATGCCGCAGGAGGAGCCTTAACCAGTCAGATCAATGGTGATAATCCTTTGACCGGAGCGATTACTAATGGAGCTGAGGCCGCACTGGGCTATGGTTTTGGCAAAGTTGCAACCTCAGTAACGAATAGCGCCGGAAAATGGATAACAGGAGGATGGGATCCTAAGTTTAATCCTGACTTGCTGAAATACACTGAAATCAAAGGGCAATTAGGGATCTCTAAGGAGAAGCTGCCAAGTAAGCTTCCGAGTGTAGCGGGTAATATTACATCTTCAATCAGCTCTGAATCAGGTAGTAATACTGTGCAAAAATTAATCGATGGTCGGGGTGAAAAATGA
- a CDS encoding VENN motif pre-toxin domain-containing protein, with protein MDIARTQGQIRATNAGKAELAAKGEKEPGKGASKEDWAAYNEKLTNTSSYKTAQAEWGTGSAIQQGMQAATAAIQGLAGGNMAQALSGAAAPYLAEQIHQLAPDEASRAMAHAVVGAVTAYASGNSAAAGATGAVSGELMAQLVLERLYPGKKVSELSESEKQAISALGTLAAGLAGGVVGDSTADAVAGAQTGKNSAENNNLANVLAAAEKSKPGTIEKYEADKQSEIAKACSGGTPVSCQAMVAAAGTALAGPLLPGAALVTGGIGGGANAGIQYLANGEINPNDVIIATWIGAATAGTGFWGTVAANGVGGATSSYIKGDDPLQGGLINGAAAGLGYGAGKLTQGASDKVINPNWKNWEWVDMGMGISKPMPLDPLPGVLGNMGGSASTEYINDRLGKSLSDNSGDKK; from the coding sequence ATGGATATCGCGCGGACACAGGGACAAATCCGGGCGACGAATGCGGGTAAGGCAGAATTAGCGGCGAAGGGCGAGAAAGAACCGGGTAAAGGTGCCAGCAAGGAAGACTGGGCGGCTTACAACGAGAAGCTGACCAACACCTCTTCGTATAAGACGGCGCAAGCCGAATGGGGCACCGGAAGCGCCATCCAGCAAGGAATGCAGGCGGCGACGGCGGCGATACAGGGACTGGCCGGTGGCAATATGGCACAGGCATTGAGTGGAGCTGCAGCGCCGTATCTTGCGGAGCAAATCCACCAACTGGCCCCGGATGAAGCCAGTCGCGCGATGGCGCACGCGGTGGTGGGAGCCGTCACCGCTTACGCCAGTGGCAACAGTGCGGCGGCAGGAGCCACGGGTGCGGTCAGCGGTGAATTGATGGCACAACTGGTGTTGGAGCGGCTGTATCCGGGTAAAAAAGTCAGTGAGCTGAGCGAAAGCGAGAAGCAGGCAATCAGTGCGTTAGGCACACTGGCGGCGGGATTGGCAGGTGGTGTGGTGGGTGACAGCACGGCGGATGCGGTGGCCGGAGCGCAGACGGGTAAGAATTCGGCTGAAAACAATAATCTTGCCAATGTGCTTGCAGCGGCAGAGAAGAGCAAGCCGGGCACCATCGAGAAATATGAAGCGGATAAACAGTCCGAAATTGCGAAAGCCTGTAGTGGTGGCACACCGGTATCTTGTCAGGCCATGGTAGCCGCAGCGGGTACTGCTTTAGCGGGACCATTATTACCGGGCGCGGCGTTGGTGACGGGAGGAATTGGTGGCGGAGCGAATGCCGGCATCCAATATTTAGCCAATGGAGAAATCAACCCGAATGACGTCATTATTGCTACTTGGATCGGTGCTGCCACGGCAGGGACTGGATTTTGGGGAACTGTGGCGGCAAATGGAGTGGGAGGTGCGACCTCCAGTTACATTAAAGGTGATGATCCGCTGCAAGGAGGGTTGATCAATGGCGCGGCAGCAGGCTTGGGGTATGGTGCAGGCAAATTGACACAAGGAGCGTCGGATAAAGTCATTAACCCTAACTGGAAAAACTGGGAGTGGGTTGATATGGGAATGGGGATATCGAAGCCTATGCCATTAGATCCGTTGCCTGGGGTTCTTGGGAATATGGGAGGCTCCGCTTCGACCGAATATATAAATGACCGATTAGGAAAGTCTTTGAGTGATAATTCAGGAGATAAGAAATGA